One Prevotella sp. E2-28 genomic window, TCGCGCTTGTCCTTGGACAGGTTTGTAAGGTAGTCCGTGAAACCCTCACGGATTTCCTGAATCTTCGAGCTGGCCAACTGGATTTTCTCCATGTCCGGCGCCTTGATGTCGTTGCCGTTATCGTCGGCACCCACACACTTCTGAATATCAGGAGTGGTGTCGTGGAAGGCATGCTGTAACAGTGCCATACCGTCGTAGTCCTTATACTCGCCACGCACACAGTATTCCTCACGGATCTTGAGGTTATAGCGGTTCTCGGCCTTGATAGAGTATTCATCAATATGCTCGGCATAGTGAATCTCCATCTTCGTGTCGAAGAGCTTGCCGACATATTCCTCGTAATACTCCGTGGGAATCCATCGCTCACCGAACTGCAGACCGATGTCATCAAAGGCAATCTGCTGGGGCAGCGACTGCTCCAGTGCGGCCTTGGTCTCTTGTAAGGCGGGAACGATCTTGGGGTCATCGGCATGTTCCTGAGCCAGTTCAATGGCATCGTTCACATAGGCCAGCTTATCATAGACATTGCCAGAGAGGGCCTTGCTGCTGATTTCATAGCGGCCATCGGGCATATAATAGATACGTCCTTTCAACTCATTGACCAAATCGGTCTGGGTATGGCCAGTGATACCGGCCATATACTCCAAGTCCACCTGACCATAGCGGTTCAGCGAGGCAAAGAGGGCTTCCTCCGGGGTATCGACATGACTGATCTCGTAGGCCACAAAGGACACGGGACGCTCGAAGATGTCGGCTTTGACAAAGTTCTTGTCAACGGCATTCTCCAGCGTCAGCACGTCACGTCCCTTGCTGTCGTTCATGATGGCACGGGCATTCTTGCGCTCGTTGAGATAGCCGAACTTCTCGACAAACTCGTCGTAATACTGATTCAGCTTCGCACGGAGTTCCGGCTGAGCCTCACGCGACTGTGCCTCGGTGTCGTATAGTTCTTCGTAGGCATCGCGAATATGATAGTAGAGCTGCATGCGCTGCTCATCCTTGGTAAGTTCCTTGGGTTTTTCCTCCTGCTGAACTATTGGCTGTGCCTGCTGCACTTCCTGACTGTCCCACATAGAAAAGAGGTCGAGCTGGACGGGAGCGCTTTGCTGCACCTGTTGCACCTGCGGCTTTGCCTGAACCTGCTTAACTGGCTCCGGCTTCAGCTCCACGACTTTCGGTGCATTGGCCTTATAATAGTCCACAAAATCCTTATACAGGTCACGCTTGAAATACTCGGTAAGGAGTTGGGCTATCCCCTCCATACCGCCGTCATGGGTGCATACCAATGTCGGCTTGCCGTAGGGGTCGGTGCCTTTTTCCATCTTCGTGGCCACGATAGCCTCTGAGTCAGGGGCCATCATCGATTTCCACCAGTGACAGTTCATGGAGATATCCGTCCAGTCCTCACCGCTCATCGCCTTGAAGCCTGTGTTCACATCACAGAAAGCCTGTGTGTCGGGATCGAGCGACATGTCATAGCCCGTGTATTTCTGGAGGACTACTAAGTCGGAACCTACATCCGTTCCTGCCTCGTCGCGGAACATCCCGTCGGGCAGACGGAAGGCTCCAACCAGACGGGCATTCCTGGCCAGTTCCTCGCGGATGGGATTGTTCGACGGTGAATCCATGAATCCCCTGGAGGTGATGAACGCCACAAAACCGCCCTCACGCACCTGGTCGAGGGCTTTCAGGAAGAAGTAGTTGTGGATGGTCGAGACGGCATAGCGTTTCGCATCGTTGCCACTCTTGCGGTATTCATCATCCATCACCTTGATGTCGCCGAAGGGAATATTAGAGGTCGCAACGTCAAATGTCCCCTTCAGCTCAGGCCTGATGGTCTCAAAACCGTCTATTGTAACACTGTCGTGTGGGTTCAGAGCCTTCAGGATGCGACCAGTAAGCAGGTCTTTCTCAAAGGCACTGACCCTCACATCGGGATACTCGCCCTTGAAGGCATCGCCGAACTTGCCGATACCTGCCGAGGGGTCGAGCATCGATCTCACCTCCACACCCGCGTCCTTCATCACCTTGGCGATTGCACCGATGACAGGCGCAGGGGTGTAGAAAGCGGTATTGACCGACCGCTTGATGCTGTCCGTCAGTTCCTTGGCCTCCTTGTCGTCACTGGCACCCTCACGGATGGTATCAAACAGTTCCTTGGTCTGGTCGAAATAGGTCAGCTCCGACTGGTTCCAATACTGCTTGTCTGCATCCGAACCTGTCGGCTTGAGTACGAACTTCAAACCGCCAAAACCGCTGTATCTCTTCAGGACTTCACGCTCTGCATCCGTTGCTGCCCTATCCTCTTCTTTGAGCTGGAAGACAGTACGGATAGCGGCAATGTTATCCTGTAACTTTTGTCTCTTGTTATATGCCATAGTATTTTCTCTTTATCGGTGCAAAACCACTGACACGTCGCGCACCTCTCCTCGTGCCAGTCCGCGCAGCTCGGCCTTGACATCAGCCTTCCACGCATCGGGGATGTTTCCCATTGCCTTTTCTGAATTGCTGAACAACACTTCGTAGAAGAAGTCCCTGCCCTTGGGCCGCAGATAGAAGCCGCCACAGTCGGCAGCCAGTTCAATGGCTTTCCGCTGTTCGGGCGAAAATTCCCTGGCCGACGGGTCGGTGGTACGCTCCACCAGGGCCTTCTTTGCAGCATCATAGCGATAGTCAGGGCAACGCATTCGCGAGGCCTGACCGAACTTCAGGGCGACATCGAAGGGTGTCACCTCTTGTCGGCCCGTGTAGGTCTGGACAGCTTTCAGCTTCGCAGGGTCGTGCCGCAGTTCCTCCAGCGTCGGATAGTACAACGCCACACGGTCATAGAAACCGAGTCCGTGTGGATTAGTATCGTAGGCGAAGCCGTCGTGGAACTCCATGTCTATCGCAAACTCGCCGTTCTCATCGAACTTGACGTAGGGCGGAAGTGTATCAACGCTTGACAATCCCTTGCCACTGAGCACAGGGAAACTCTCACGGTTCAGGATGATGTTGTCCACGGGACCTTTCGGACATTCCAGTTCGGAGCAGCTGATGCCCGACTGTGACAGCAACCGCCGACGGCTGTATTCCAGCGCATGGAGAAAGGTCTCGAAATGGGGAGCATCTTCCAAAGCACAGATCTTGTTGGCCTTACGGGCAGCAGGAACGATTTCGGTCAATGTGAAATCGCGGGTGCTGTCATTATCCATCACCCGGATGCCATGACTACGTGCATGGTTGGCATCCTCGGCAAACGCCTTCATGGTGGAAGCAAGCTTCGTGTAGAGGTTCAAGCCGTATGGAGGCAGTTGTTCTGCATCGATACGGTTGCCGCGCTGCAGAATGACAAAGTCTGCAGGCACGATGCGGTTGTCGCTGAAATACACACCAAGCACAAGCTCTTCCTCTGCGAAACGGTTCAGCCAGCCACTGCGCTCATCCTCCGTAAAACTGACGATGCACGGCTTGTCCATGAAATAGGCCACGCCATCAGAGTCACCGCCACTGATACGACCATTCAACTGCTTGGCCATGTCCACACACTGGGCATAGAGTTCACGGGAACGATGACGGTCACGGATGAGCGAGGTCTCAAACTCATGGACCTGGTCTGTGTCCATCAGCCCACGACACCACTTCTCGGCACCAATCTTCGTCCTGAACTCCTCCACCCAACAGTCGTTGGTGCTGTTGTCGAAGGCCACATATTTGGCTCCGTCACGGAAATAGCCCTGCGCACCTGTATGAGCAGGAAAGGTCAGGCTACGTGACCTGCGCTCGCTTTCGAGTATCTCGCCCAATACCTTCTGGGCTTCCTCGCCAGTAAGCAGCTGCTGTCTGTTGTAGCCTGACCCCTGATTTGCCGCCATGTTATGTGTGTTCATCTCCGATGCCATCCACTAACACGGCCATAGCCAACTCCTGTGCCTGGTCGACGGTCAAGCCGTCGCGACGGGCATTCTCATACTTCTCCTCGGCAGCATCGGCCAGATCGTCGAGGACTTCATCACTCACGGGGAAACCTGTGCCCCACTCCTCCTTAAGTCGCTGGAGGTAGCGGCGGTAATAAGACATCTCCTTCGGCATGACGCTAACGCTTTAATCCCTGAGCTTCTGAACGCACGATACCCTCGGCGAGATCCTTCAGCTCGTTGTGGGCATCCTTCTGCCAAGCATCGTTCACACCAGCAGCCTTCAACTGCGACTCGGCCTTCTCCCACAGTCCGGCAAACACCTTCGAACGCTCGTCGGGTGTCTCGGCACCGGCAGCGAAGTCATTGAGTGTCTTCATCTGCTCGGGCGAGAAGTTGCGAGCGGTGGAGTCAGAGGCACGATCGACGATGGCCTTCACGGCAGCATCCTCTTTGGCATTGACCTCCTGCTTCTGACCAGGACCAACGATATCGAGGGCTTTCTTGTGGAAGTCCCTGTTGGCAGCGGCCACCTGTTCGAGAGTGGCGAGACGGTTCTTGACAGCCGTGGTCTCGTTGACTGAAAGCAGGCTGACACACTCGATGCCGTTCACCTTACCACTGAGCCATACACGGTCGGGATTGTCCTTTGCGGCAGAATAGCGCAGACTGGTGACGTTGGCGGCGCTGGGCAACTTGAACTTGCTCCAGTCTACCTTTTGGGCAGCGTCGAGCTTTTCGCCGTTGGTCTGACGCTGGGCCTGTACACGCTGCTCCATGCGTCCGGCGATGTCGGCCATCGTCATCGGCTTGCCAACAGACTTCACCTGGTCTTTCTCGTCGAGCGTCACCTCGGCACGATGACGGAGAGAGGCAAGATCCTCGGCATTCATGATGCCATAGAAACGGGATTCCTTGTTGCCCTTCTCGCCAAAGGCCAACTGCCACTTACCTACGAGGCCCTCAGAGCCTTTCACCGCCATGTCCTTGGCATCGGGAGTCATCGAGGCAATCAGGTTGGCACGCTGTTCCTTGTTCATGTGGTCAACGTCCACGCCGTCCTTGCGAAGGGCATTCAGGAGAAGGGTGTCCTCGGTGATCTTCTCGATGGTGATGTAGTTCACGTCACGACCATTGATGTTGGCATTCTTCTGGTGGAAGGCGGCATCATCGACGTGCATGGGATAAGCGGTCTTTACCGCAAACTCCTTGGCCTGAACGGGGTCTTTGGCGTACAAGTCCTGATAGGTCTTGGCCTGCTCGGGAGTCAGCTGGCGTGACATCTGGGTACGCATACCCGCACGCTTCTCCTCAGGGGTCTTACCGTCAGGGTTCAGTTTACCGTAATCGACCTGTACCATCGTAGCGTCGTCCTTTTGGAACACGCGGATGCGGTCGATGGTGTTGCCCTCGGTGGTGGTCACCTTCGCCTTAGCGGTCTTCTCATTGTTCTCATTCTGGTTCTCGACCTGAGAACCCTCTGCTGCAGCAGCCTTGGGCTGTGCGTTTTCTGTTTTCACTTTTGCCATTGTGCTAAAATTTAGTTTTTGTGTTGGTTATAAACTGAGGGGCTTTCCCTCATCGGTCGGCAAAAGTACAGCATTACCCTGGCACCAGCGGTCTCGGAAAATTATCTTGCGTGAATTAACGTTTCACTATCGAATTGTTGTTGGTTTCGTGTGTTTTTGGCGGTTTTTCATGTTCATAGAGATGCTATATCGATAACTATTCGTATCTTTGCACGAGATTTTGGATGCTGATGAAAGTCATTCATGTGGATATGGACCAGTTTTTCGCGGCTGTAGAGCAGCGAGAAAATCCTGAGCTTCGTGGCAAGCCGATAGCGGTGGGACACGATGCCGAACGGGGTGTGGTA contains:
- a CDS encoding DUF1896 family protein — encoded protein: MPKEMSYYRRYLQRLKEEWGTGFPVSDEVLDDLADAAEEKYENARRDGLTVDQAQELAMAVLVDGIGDEHT